The sequence TAATGTGGTCAAAATGTTAATTGTTTTGTGGGTGTTGCTGTCTCCAGAATGAGTTCCTAAGTGTCCACAGTTTCAAGGAAATATCCTATGACTTTGTGGTAAACAGATATGCCAGCTAAAATTCAGAGATACAGTCACGGATTGTGCTAATGTATTGCTTCTCAATTTCATGTACCATTTCACATCCATAAGTCCCAGACTCGCATATACAGTGCAGGAGAGAATCAAATGTTCCCTGCCATGCTTGAAAATGAATGGCAATGGTGCAGGGAGAAACTGGGGTTCATTCAGTTCCAGCCAGTACACCTTAAACTCACAGCAAAGAATGGACAGGTGGCATTGTAAATACATGGAATACCCATAACACACCATGATCTGGCTCAGGCTTGTCAGGTCTGGGAATCTAAGTAGGGGAAACCCAAGGTcaaatgcagaggaaggcaatgaaccAGCATCTccaaatgtctcctgccttggaaaccctatggggttgccacaagTTCACTGGGAGGGCAGCGTTTTCCACCAGCACCCATAACTCTGCTACATTCTACTGGCATACATTATGACAGAACCACCTCCTCTTATAAAAGAAAACCACTGCACATGAACATGAAGTCCCTtgcactgagtcagaccactggtctatcaaggtcagcactgtCCACTCTGAcagagagtggttcctcagaGGCTCAGGTGTCTCACTGTTCACCTAGCTCTCTACCTGACTCTTTTACACAAAAATGCAGGAGTGGAACCTGgcaccttcagcatgcaaagcagatgctctatcactgaactACAGGCAATGTCAGGCATCAGAGTCCTTCTGTGAGGAGTGACTGGGAAATGTGTGGGAGCATCTCATGTAAGCATTGAGCACGCTGGGTTGAACAAAGGCAGAGGCAAGAGCTGTCTTTGTACCCCTGCAACATTAGGGGAATATCCGTTATATATAGATTCAGTTAGAAGCAAATCTCTGTAATTCCTGTCAATGGCAAGGGGCATGCAAAACCGGATTGCACGCATGCATTAACACATGCATGCCtgtgcacacaaacacaaatgccCACATTAGGCAGGAGGCAGAGGGTAGGGCAAGGCAGAAGGGAGTCCCAGGGTACCTCGCAAGCAGGGCACGTGGGGAGCAGAGAGGAATGTGATGCTCGAGGGAGGTGAGCGGCTGGGGCCCCAGGCCCTCACCCTTCTTGAACGCCTCAAGCAGAGCATCCAGGCGGGTGTCGTGGAAAACGTAGTGCAGCGGCCTATGGTAGAAGCGGGTGATGGTCTGCAGAGGGGTGCAGTCATCGGGATCCACAAAGGCCAGGTCCTTGACGAAAAGCAAGTCGACAATGTTGTCACGGCGCTCCCCTTCGTAGACCGGGATGCGCGTGTAGCCCGAGCGAAGGATCTCTGAGATGGTGGCAAAGTCCAGCACGGCATCCGAGCGCAACATGAAGCAGTCACTCAGGGGCGTCAGGATGTCCTCGACCGCCTTGGTGCGCAGCTCCAGCGCGCCCTGCACCATGGCCAGCTCGCCGCTCACCAGGTCTCCGTGGGGGTCGGCAGCCCGCAGCGTCTCCATCAGCCGCTCCCGCGTGGAGAAGGTGCTGAGCTCCTGGCGCAAGGCCCAGTCCAGCAGGCGGCTGAGCGGGTAGCAGAGCGGGAAGGTGGCGGCCATGAGCAGGCGGGTGAGGCACAGGGTGTGCGCCGCGATGGCCAGCCCGTGGCGGGAGCACACCGAGTAGGGCAGCACCTCGCCGCCCAGGAAGACCAGGCCCGCGCAGAGCAGCACCGGCGCCCAGGGCACGCCGCGGCCGGCCTCCGCCAGGGGGCTGGGGTCGGCCTGCAGCGCGGCGCACAGCCAGCCCGCCAGAGCGGCGTTGGCGCCGGCCTGGCCGAGCAGCAGCGTGCACAGCAGGTAGGTGCCGCTCCCGCCGCGGCCGCGCGCCGCCTCCACCTTACGCGCCTGCTCGCGCTCCGCCGCCGAGCCGCTGTTGCGCAGCACGCGCAGCTCCAGCGGATCGAGCGCCAGCACGGCCAGGCGCAGGCCGCTGAAGAGCGCCGACAGGCCCAGCAGCACCACGGCCACCAGCGCCCGCAGCCACCCCGCCGCCGGCAGCGGCACCAGGCCCGCcgccagcgccgccgccgccgcctccacctgCAGCGCGAAGCCGCCCGGCGCCCCGTGCAGCTGCCAGGCGCGGCCGTCCCAGGCGCACAGCCCGAAGCGgcgccccgcccgccccgcccccgcctcGCCCTTGCGCGGCTCCCGCACCCGCACCTCCGCCAGGGCCGAGCCGGCCGAGCCGCCGGGCAGCAGCGGGCCCAGCACCTCCACCTCCGAGGCCCACGCGCTGCGCTCGGGACAGCGCTCCAGCCCGGCCGGCTCCTCCACGAACACCAGCCGCCGCTCGCCGGCCTCCAGCCCGCCGCCGCTACCGCTACCGTTGCCATCGGCCGGCGGCTGGAAGTAGAGGCGCAGCAGGAAGCGGGACCCCTCGGCCGCCCGCAGCGCGCCCCCCTCCAGCCACACGCGCCCGGGCGCCGTGTCCTCCGGCCGCAGCCCCAGCAGCCACGCCGCGGCGCCCGGCGGCCGCGGCGACAGCGAGAAGAAGAGCAGCAGCACCGCGCCCCGGCTCCGgccccagccgccgccgcctctgcgCTCCAGCGCCGGGCCCAAGGCCGCGGCCATCCTGCGCATCCCCGGCGCGCCTCCCGAAGCGGCGCGGCCAAGGGCAGGCACCGGCTGCACGTGACACTGCCGCGGCGCGCGCGGGGGGGAGCGCTTGCCGGCCACGTGGGCCGGAGGCGGGCCGGCCATCTCCTCGGCAGGTCTCATTGGCCcggcgccccccctcccaccagctcGCCACGTGGCCCCGAGGCGCCCCAGGGGACCTCCCGGCCGGAGGCCCCGGGTAGCTGCGCGAAGGTCTTCCGCTGGCCAGGTCCTTTGTGACGCTGACGGGGTCTTCTGTCGCCAGGGCGATGCACGCGCACGTCCAAGTGGGACCGTTGAGCGCAGGATTGCATCCTTCTGGAGAGCAACAAGAAGCTTGTGCGGGATCGGGTTGACCGCCTTTGAAAAGCTTGGGGTAGAGGAGGAGGCTGGAAATGGGATGCTGAAGGAATTTGTGTTGGAGTGGATGTGAAATGCTTTCTGGGCATTTCCTCTGTTCGGGTTGGAAAATGAATCTAGGAACAGAGAATGCATGTTGCAATACACGCATTTAGCATACCCCAGAGACATAGAAGTATTTAATCAAACATTATAAGGGCAACTGGCAGGTGTGAACAGATAAGCCCAAGAGATCCATAGAAGGAGAACGCTTAATACTAATAACTTTAACCAATTACTTGGGGATTAAATTCCCCTAGGGAGAGAGCAGTCTGGCAGCCTGTTGAACTCAAAATCTCACCCTTACTGTTTTTTAATCTGTTGTAGGAACTGACTTTAGAATACAACAAGGGGGGTTATATTAGCCTAGTATAATTAGATTTCCTAATCCAATTTGGATTAGTTTGCATCTGTGTGGGGAGGTCTACTACTGAAGCCATCTCTGTGTTGGGCATTTGAATTGTGTGAAACAATGATCTTGCTGGGTGATGAACACAGGTTGTTGACAAAAAAAACACTGACTTTTGGGAGCTGCGGCTGTCAGCTACATTTACCTGAAAGGATGGGATTTTAGGCAGTGCTCTGGGGGAATTATGTGTATGTGTTTATGTGTAAAAAACCAGAGTtggctgggtgtttttttttaaactgatccTCTCTGGGTACCTGCTGCAAGAAAGACTATTTACATGCAATGTGATCTACTTGTATATTTGTCAATAAATCAAATATTAGAAAGGCAACCTAAATCTATAGTGCTGTATGGTCCAAATCGAGTGAGCCACAGCTGCCACTGGAAATTCCCAAGGCTTGGAGATGAGGGGCGCATTTGACAGTCTGCAAAAACTTATGTTCAAATAGATGTGGTGTGCTTAAGATGCCACTTTTGCTGCACTGGACCAACATGCCTACCCCACAGATTCTTGGAAGCTGTGAGCTCATTTTCTCTGACACTAGACTGCACTGATGAAGTTCAAAACATAACACAATTACCATTTCCTCCAACAACCAGGCAGGCTCAGTCCCATTCCATGGGTAAATATTTGATATTGACAGAACTAAAAGGGCTAAGagaaagttatttatttactttatatgtagcctttctttctttctttctttctttctttctttctttctttctttctttctttctttctttctttctttctttctttctttctttctttctttctttctttctttctttctttctttctttctttctttctgagagtCAAGATGAACACAAACACCCTGCATACTATAAGACAAGATCCACATCTGGAAATGCACTATGTGAAACCCACAAAAATAAGAACTAAGGAAATTCATCTAAATGTGGTACCCTCAATTCTGTACAGCTTTATTTTTGATCTGGTTTAATTTGAATCTACTTCCAAGTGTCTAAAATTGTGGGTCCAATTGAGTGTTAGAAGGAAGTTCCAgtgaaatcaatagggatatttccAAGATACTTATGATCAGGGCATCATATTGCATTCCAGTAACCTCTTTTGCTTATAAGGAAACTTATAAGCCTTATAAGAAATCTCTACTGGTCTGTCAAGTTAGGTAGTCTTGACTGACAGCAGCTGTCCAACACCTACTCTGTGATTTTTTGGCCGATGAAACTTGGGAATttgtacatgcaaagcagatgctttagCACTGAACCACACATActctgagccagcgtggtgtaatggttaagagtggcagcttttaatctggtgagctgggtttgattccccacttctccatatgcagccagctgggtgaccttgggctcttcacagccctgattgtgctattctgaccaagcagttctgccagagttctctcagcctacttcacaggagtctgttgtggggagaagaaagggatggtgattataagttgctttgagactcctcagggcagtgaaaaccagggtataaaaaacaactcttcttcttctgccccaaGAAAGAAACAACCCTTCTTGTTAATAAAAAATATAGCTATGGAGGCAATGACATTGTAAGGCTGGGAATCAAATGGCAAAAAGTGAGAATCCAAGTTAATTAACTGACAAGCAGTTGTCCCCCAGAAAACATGTGTTTTGCATCACTTTAGCCCCCAGCCAGCTGGTGCTGGCAAGGGAAAATATCATGATGGGAGACAATACAATCTGCACtttcaaatgtttaaaattaagTGTTGCTTCAGTTCATCTTAGGTGCAAAAAATCCATGGGGGTACATGTGTTATACACTATACAAGACTGGAGCAACACCATGAACTGAATTCCTGAAATCAAACTGGACATTTTATTGCTCATTTCCAAACAAAGCTACAGGTTTCCCCCCCACTCAGTAATGCAATTCTTAGATGGAAGTCTTCAGCGAAGTGCAACATTTTGTGAGGGACCACTGAGTGATCTTTCTAGGATTGTATCTTTTATTTCCTATCAATCATAACTGCAATGGCAGGAGCTCCTTAGATCAGGCTTGCCTTGAAACTATGGTGGCCACCTTGTGGAGAGTAGCAGTAGGGTCTGAGGTCTGAATATTGGCCAACGATATCCTGACTATTCTGATCATCTGACTTAATAAGTCAACCTAAACAATATTCAAACACACTATCagccagacctacctcacagggttgttataaggataaaacagaggatagAAGGACAATGGAAGTTGCTTtgtgttcccattggggagaaagatgggattaTATATCTAATCTTACCTACAACATTTGAGTcatgtggcacctttaaaaccaacaaaatttaattctgtgtAAGTTTTATTGTGCATGTACACTTAATCAGAtacctgagccaactgggaatggtgggctataaaaataaaaattattattattatacattgAAACAGTTTCCTTCAAGTGTTACATATAGTTGGTGATGGAGTTATATACCAGGAAAGGCTTGTTAAAGTCAAGATGCATCAGTAACTTGGTGAGAAATAtaactgagattggattaaaactgttaagacctgtgaatggcagtaaatcagcatacaaaCATAAGAGTTAACAAATGGATGTGAGAACCAGGTTTGGGCCCAGTTGCACCTTGCAAggtcaacaaagttcaattctgggtataaaggAGAACTGAGAGATTTAGTATGTGTtgatgcacacttcctcagttcACCAAAAAAGGACATCTACCATTGCTGTTGACCTGCCCTTTTGAATAGTCTGCCTGAAAGCCATTTACTAGGCTCCATCTCTGTTGTCCTTTTGTGGGGCTTGGAAAACATTTTTTCTCAAAGGGCTTTAGGTAGATCTATTTTGGATGGCAATTAGTTCCATCGTGATTCAGGGTTGGGTTTTAATATATGATTTTTGATTTTGATTGGACATTTATTTTGTAGTTCTTGTTTTTTGTTGCCATCCACCCTGTACCCTTGTACCCTTCAGGAACAGGCAAGGAATGCATATAATGAAACAAATCTTTTGGTCTTCCATGCAGTTAAGTGGCTAGATTAGGTGTCCTCACACCACGctgtgtcagaatgccaaaggtgCACATCAggtccaaaaggttggggacccttgaaCTAGGATATGTAGCTGCACACTCCCAACTTGTGTTTCTGTCTCAGCTTCTTAAGCTCAGTTCACAATATTTTCAGGGTTTGGAGCCATCCCTTGAATAGACTTTAGAATGGAACCATCAGTTTCTAATTAACCAGCTAACCAGGCAATCGCCATTCTCTGAGTATGGGGACAAGCTCAATGACACAATGAGAAATGCAAaatgaatagattcaagtgggcagccatgtttgtccaaagcaacagaacaatgtttgagtcccgcagcatctttaagaccaacataattatggatataagctttcatgtgtatgcacacttcataAGATACAGGGATAAAGGAAAGTGAGAAATATAGAAGAGAACATAATGAATTGGCCCATGTGCAGCTTCCTTCAGTTTTCATTGCATCCTCATagcagggtcatctggtccaacatccTGCCTTTAGACCAGGTAattgagaaagccagcttggtaatGTGGTtgggagcagtggcttctaatctggcaatccaggtttgattcctcactcctctacatgcagccaagctgggtgaccttgggctagtcacagtcctgttagagctgttgttgTAAAGCAgttcagtcagagttctctcagtcctacctacctcacgggtgttggggggacaggaagggaaggtgagtgtaagctgctttgagactccaggaagTGAAACACAGAGTTATAAAACCCAATGAACTGAAAGGCTATCAAACTCTTTGGGCTTCACTGGCTGATAGCCCTAGTTCCTGAAACTGGGATCTATTGCTGAATGTGGAGTATGCAATTATGTATTCAGACTTTGGCAATGTTACTCAGTTGTACTATATTTACATTTTTCCAAAAAGGTTTAATTGATTCTTTAATGTTTTCTCACTTTATTTTCTGGATTTCCAGACTGTGCCCTCTTCTGTGTATATCAGGAAATAATTCAAATAACCATAAGGTGgctccctttctccatgtttctaCCATCAGAACAGACCAGCAggtctgggggttttcaaagagCGTAGATAGGATGTGAAACCCTTCAGCAGGGCTGACTAGCAGCTGTTACGATGCTCACTTTACCATGCTGAATTAAATCATTTTCCATTGCAGCTGAATCCTTCCAggcaaaatataataaataagagcCTGCAGAAAGTTGATCCATTGCCTGTGTTTCCATTGTAATTGGGATATATGCAGGGAATAAGGATCCCCTCCTATCATGGTAACAAGAAAAATAAACCTTAGTATCAGTTGTCTCAATTGCATGGTCATCCCAGTGAGGATGGAATTGGGCAAACTGCACTGAAGACTGAAAAcctatggaatggcctgcccCAGAGGACCAGGAAAGGTCCCACTCTCCTGgccttctgcaaactatgcaaaattgaagtattcaagagggcttttctacataGGTAATAGGGTTGCACTTCACAAAAGGGTTGCTTGGATAAATGACTAAGGACTGCGGTCTACACTGCTGTGTTTAGCTTATTGTAAGCAATATCCTATTCAGCTACCTTCTGTCCTGCGAAATGTACCATGTGAATACTCATACTTCATTtttttctggtggttccagagttctaaaatcctaatgcattggtTATTGTCTCATTTTTTCCATAGTTTGCCTAATAAGACAGAGACAAGTGCCCTAACATAAATTTAAAATGGTACATATTGTTGCATGTTCAATATTTAGTCCAATTTGAACTGATCAGTAGTTTTGAATAATATTGAAACCATTTTACTTCATGCCAGTCTATTATTTTAAGCTGATCTCTGATTGTAATAATAAAGATGGTGATGACTGCCTCATTTTGTCAATTGTACAGGCTTCTTCTGTGTAATCTGCTTccagtccctgtgagaaagacaGGCTGCAACTAACATAAGTAAAAACCAACGTAAAACTTGCAATGTTGTTTCTTTTCCTCTCACTAAACTTTTCTTCTCAAACATCTCAAGTGAGCCTGCATCTCCCAATGTTCAGGGCATGTTATATAAATTTCTAGTTATTATACTCTGTTTTAGACATGGTGGGCTGAAATCACGGAGTGTGCTTAGTgtcaggaactcagaagttgaagTCTGAATCTAGCTTGATATACTAGCCTGTGTGTGCTGCAGGAATGTACAATATGAGCACTTGGAACTGGCAAGTAGAAGAATGACTCTGGATTGGGCAAGTCTAACCTTGTCATTTGAGTCTTATCTTTTTTTTGCTGGATTCCAAATTAAGCCACTGATCCCCCAGTTCACTTGAGAATATAACTTATGGATCTACATTTTGAGGAGCTCCCGCCTGTCCTATCCCAGGCATTCTCTTGTTTCAATGCACTTCTCAACAAAAGAGAAATGAAACTCTCATTCTGCAGAGTACAACAAAGCCTGAGCACAAATGAAATATAGATATCCACAATTAACACCCACCCCAACACTGATATGAGATCATCCAGGTTCCCAGTGCAGGTATCAAAATGTTGTCCACTGAGACAGCCATGATTTAGTCCTTGCATTTTAGTAAAGGAGGATGGAAAATCATGTCTGAACATCTattctgttgctggagttgttCTCTGGATAATGCTAGATGAGATCTCCAACAAAATATGGTATTTTGGTGGcttaccctgcttttcaggcTTGTgctcatttttatatttttattggcaACTCAGAGAAGTGTGTATTGGGACACCCAGAAATGTTTGGGGATTGTATTTAGGAGCAAATTGAAACAGGGACTCCTCGGAAAGGAAGCTTCCTGCCTGCAGATTCCAAAATGCCTTTCTGTTTGGACTGCATGGCAGTGTCATGTATCTGGAAATCCTTTGGGCAGTGCCTTACAAGTTGTGGGGCAGGTCTGGGACAGTGGCCAAGGGCAGTCTGTTCTCACAGGGAAGTTAAGGAAAGGAAGCTGTGGGGTTTCATTTAGTTCtacaatttaaatatataatCAGTGACAGATGGAAGTACTAACTGCAGAAGGAGCCATTGTATATTTCAATGTTTTGCACATAGCAAAAAGTAAATAGCCTGAATGTCAAATTAAATAGATCACCTTTCTGCTGTGCCTGCAGCCTAGgccaaaatgcatttttttccagaCATGTTGCCTCAGTCTTGCCTAACTTGCCTCAGAAATTCAGCAACCAAACAGGTACAGTTTTAGATTAATATCTATATTGTATTGTGCTGAGAGGACCACGTTGGTGAAGCCTCTGCTCCTAGAGCAGCCATGTGAAGTAAGGGATCATGTTCTATACACAGTTATTCTGAGGACAGGGCTATGTTCTTCATGCACTATCTCAGACTCCTCACCTACAAACAGCTTTCAGTACTACCTGCCTCAAATGGGAGGGGGATTCGTATCTCCCAGGTAAGCTGCAGTAGTGCAGTCCTTACCCTTCAGGTACAATGATGAGACAGATCATCCTGCCAATTGTCTCCTCCTGTACTGCCACCATTTTGTGGGGGGGAAATGTCCCTTTTTTGTTCCACACATgagtttatctatttatttatttccttcatttatatcccacctttcttcccagctgggacccaaaatggctcacattgtccttctcttcttcctccattttatcttaacAACATTCCAGTGAAGTAAGTTAggttgattggcccaaggtcacccagccagcttgccCGGCAGAATAGGGATTCCTACCATggcctcccagatcctcatctgaGACTAACCATGCTGTGACCCCTGGCTCTTCATTCTGCAGCACCTTTCCTACCCCCACCTGCAGTTCTGTCATTCTGACTGCACAGGCAGCTCTCTCAGCTTGGCAGGGTCACCCTCTTCTGCTCCTTCCATATATGGGATAAGTCCATTTGCCGGCCAAGTGAGTAGAGCTTGGGGCAGCTGGGGGCTTCCTGTTTCCCAGGCTCTGATACCTTCCAGATCCTTTGGAAGCATGTCATCTTTCCATGCACTGAGCTGATTCCAGGAAATCTGCCACCATATTTGTTTCCTTTCGAAGTACAAGGGAAGTGCTGGGAATGATGATTGAATTAGTGAAGGCAACAAACAAGCATCAGCTGTGCTCTTGGAGTGAGGATGACAGATTCTCTTTATGCAAAATAGCCAAAGTTACTTTCAGAAATGGTGAGCTCACCATCCTTCCCAGTTTGTCCCAGCAATAAATAGCCTGTTGGCTCAACTGCCACCCCAATTGCCATTTCTCTGCACCCCTTCTGCTGTTTAAGGCTGCCAGCCTTTGCTGCTAGATTCCATCCTGTGCATTTAACACCAGTTTGGCTTCAGCAGGTAACCCTGACTTCCTGAAAAGCAACTGGTTCTTTCCAAGACACTAAGCTGTTACAGGCTGAATAGAAGCAGACAACGCTATTGTTACCTGATACATTAGCAGGTTTGTGTGCCATCCTGAATGGCTCTTTCCTCTGGCTTCCCATGGCTTTAGTGGGGATGTGTGTATGCTCAAGGGGGTGTGCACGTGGTGGGGTGCTGAATCTCTCAGCTGCAAAGTACTGGATAGACTTCCCTTCAACAAAGAAATTGCAGATCCAGCCAGCCTTGCTAAACTCTTCCACTCTCCCCATATCCCAAACCATCTGGATGTGATCTACAGCAGTGATTTCAGCACCTGGCTATTACTGCGACTGGGCTGTAGAAATAGTTTAGATAACTCCAGGGCCACAGCCTTGGAAGGATCAGAGGCAGCATGGGCATCCTTTTCCTGCACACTTCTCTGTCGCAGTAGCAGTACCACGCCTGGGAGATGAGCAGTGCTATTCTTTAGACACGAGCACTTCATCTGCTCTCTTGGGGACAACACAGCTTGTCTTTGAAGCCAAAGGGAGAgactcccattgatttcagtggggctGGATCATGCCTCTTTGGACTTGTTTCTGCAACTattctgcattctgcattctCTTTGAAGGAGGGATTCCATAACTGGATAGTTTTTGACATCATTTGTGCCCCATTTGTAGCTTGTGTCAAGCACTGATATCAGCACAATACAGTCCAGAGGAATGTAACGTCAGCAAACAATACCCAAATGTTAAATCTTAAAACCATGTAATCTGACCATGTTTATGGAGTATGCCCTGTAACACTCACACCATTATGTtgtgcatatttactcagaagaaaAACCAGCTGTGTCCAATGGAACATGTGACAAACAGTACCCTCCCCTTCCATTTTagcaaacattttgtagcatTACAGATTACACTAACTTTTTTACAGTTTTGTGAGCTGATACTAGTAAAGGTGCTTTTGTTACTTTCACCATGGACTGATGCCTCTTTCTTGAATTTGTTTCTATTCTCAGTTAAGTGTTAAATAttcctaaatagagttatactcttctaaacacttacttgggagtaaacacCATTGAACTTAGTGACTTAGTGACTCTCACTTCCTAGTTATAGTCCATAGGATGTTACTATGAGTTAGTTGCATCTGGGGAGGCACAGCTGGCTACAGATGAGGAACAGATGAGCTATTGGCATCAATGGCCATCAAGTTAAGAGACAAGAAAGAGAGTTTAAAGAAAATCCTTTCTCCTTTGGCTTCGCTGCCACTGCTCCCAAAAATTCTTATTCAGTCTGCGGCCATAATTGAACAGAGTCGGCTGTCTTCAGAAAGCTCCTCTCCATCCTCATTGTTAGGGTGGAATTTTCTGAATCTGGTAGAGTCCTTTCAATTATGGGGACAGAAGTAGAAGTAAACATGAGCTGTTGGAAGCAGTGGCAGTCAAAACCGGACTTGACAGAATATTAAACCTTGACAGAATTTCTAGGTGCCATGGTAGCCTGGCAGCTGGGATTTGACATCTAGCAATAATTTTATTAGATTTCCATTTATATTCCAATCATATTGCAttaatgaatgtgtgtgtgtgtgtgtgtgaatgtggctTTCTTTCAAGTAGGGCCATGGCTGTTACTTGCACGCTTCACTTAGCCACTATACTGTCACTGGAAAGATAACTGCCTGTTAAAGGTGCCGCAATATGCTGGGCCAGTTTTTCTTCCTGCCAGTTGGCTCTCCTACCTCAACATCGGGGGCTGGCTTTTACTGATCATAGGTCGTATCCAAAGTCTCTCCATAATATTTTATAGCTCATTCTTCCTACATTTACTGGGCAAGCATGGAATGCAGGCATCCAACTTTTTTCATTTTGCCAACATCTGTCTTAGAAGATTTGCAACCAGTTTGTTGAGTAACATTTCTCTTGGATAGCTATTTTAACTATGCACAGTTTGCCTAGTACTTTTCATATACTTTCCAATTTTAACGTATTTATCAGTACCACCAGATTTGTTCTTCTTTCTCTTGTGCATCTGGCTTAGAGGCAAAACTCCCCAGGTTCTCTGATCTTATAGAAAGatttaagagcataagaagagcctggctgaatcagaccaatggtctatctagtccatcatcctatTTCCCATGGTGATCAAacagatgcttttaaaaaaccaCCAAAAGGGCATAAAACCAGCCCTTCCCTACTGTTATCTCTTTCCTCAATATTAAGTTTCCAATGAGTTTTGGATAAGGGGCATCCATCAAAAGCTTCTGAAAGTCCAATTATATAATATTTCTCAGATTAATATAAGTAGACACTCCAAGACTGTCAAAGATCTGGTGATACAGGACTTCCCTCTACAGAAgtcatgctgattcttcctccacAATGTTTTGTTCTTTTGCTGCGTAGTCCTTCTGTTTTTAACAATGGTTTCCACTGATTAATCCAGTAGAGATGTTGAGCTAACTGCCCTGTAAGGTTTCAGAgaagttaaatgtgaaattcCTCATCTCACAAACATTTGCAGCATTGTTAAAA is a genomic window of Paroedura picta isolate Pp20150507F chromosome 8, Ppicta_v3.0, whole genome shotgun sequence containing:
- the CNNM1 gene encoding metal transporter CNNM1 isoform X1, with the protein product MRPAEEMAGPPPAHVAGKRSPPRAPRQCHVQPVPALGRAASGGAPGMRRMAAALGPALERRGGGGWGRSRGAVLLLFFSLSPRPPGAAAWLLGLRPEDTAPGRVWLEGGALRAAEGSRFLLRLYFQPPADGNGSGSGGGLEAGERRLVFVEEPAGLERCPERSAWASEVEVLGPLLPGGSAGSALAEVRVREPRKGEAGAGRAGRRFGLCAWDGRAWQLHGAPGGFALQVEAAAAALAAGLVPLPAAGWLRALVAVVLLGLSALFSGLRLAVLALDPLELRVLRNSGSAAEREQARKVEAARGRGGSGTYLLCTLLLGQAGANAALAGWLCAALQADPSPLAEAGRGVPWAPVLLCAGLVFLGGEVLPYSVCSRHGLAIAAHTLCLTRLLMAATFPLCYPLSRLLDWALRQELSTFSTRERLMETLRAADPHGDLVSGELAMVQGALELRTKAVEDILTPLSDCFMLRSDAVLDFATISEILRSGYTRIPVYEGERRDNIVDLLFVKDLAFVDPDDCTPLQTITRFYHRPLHYVFHDTRLDALLEAFKKGKSHLAIVQRVNNEGEGDPFYEVMGIVTLEDVIEEIIKSEILDETDLYTDNQKKERAPHRGRKPHDFSIFRLSDSEIRVKISPQLLLATHRFMATEVEPFKPPYLSEKILLRLLKHPNVIQEMKFDHKNKRAPEHYLYQRNRPVDYFVLLLQGRVEVEVGKEGLRFENGAFTYYGIPAIMTVVCSDNDVRKMSSLAGSSFLLPVSMSRTFAFSRGESLAGSPVNQSPSRCSGLNRSESPIRERNDYGGSSTQLHSGSNNNIYTPDYSVHILCDVQFVKITRQQYQNALAASRMDSSPQTPDMEVFNDGDSTKAPTVRGTPQTPKDDPAILLNMRNSIVVSHSDGRLKSPTDAVFLHMEGIPHIQEELAGGTESNTRQKNEGCAVTLEHESSNREIETSTSPSGPEEPLGKKLLRTLSGRRRKTSAESEKSSDDNSTFTPLIT
- the CNNM1 gene encoding metal transporter CNNM1 isoform X2, encoding MRPAEEMAGPPPAHVAGKRSPPRAPRQCHVQPVPALGRAASGGAPGMRRMAAALGPALERRGGGGWGRSRGAVLLLFFSLSPRPPGAAAWLLGLRPEDTAPGRVWLEGGALRAAEGSRFLLRLYFQPPADGNGSGSGGGLEAGERRLVFVEEPAGLERCPERSAWASEVEVLGPLLPGGSAGSALAEVRVREPRKGEAGAGRAGRRFGLCAWDGRAWQLHGAPGGFALQVEAAAAALAAGLVPLPAAGWLRALVAVVLLGLSALFSGLRLAVLALDPLELRVLRNSGSAAEREQARKVEAARGRGGSGTYLLCTLLLGQAGANAALAGWLCAALQADPSPLAEAGRGVPWAPVLLCAGLVFLGGEVLPYSVCSRHGLAIAAHTLCLTRLLMAATFPLCYPLSRLLDWALRQELSTFSTRERLMETLRAADPHGDLVSGELAMVQGALELRTKAVEDILTPLSDCFMLRSDAVLDFATISEILRSGYTRIPVYEGERRDNIVDLLFVKDLAFVDPDDCTPLQTITRFYHRPLHYVFHDTRLDALLEAFKKGKSHLAIVQRVNNEGEGDPFYEVMGIVTLEDVIEEIIKSEILDETDLYTDNQKKERAPHRGRKPHDFSIFRLSDSEIRVKISPQLLLATHRFMATEVEPFKPPYLSEKILLRLLKHPNVIQEMKFDHKNKRAPEHYLYQRNRPVDYFVLLLQGRVEVEVGKEGLRFENGAFTYYGIPAIMTVVCSDNDVRKMSSLAGSSFLLNQSPSRCSGLNRSESPIRERNDYGGSSTQLHSGSNNNIYTPDYSVHILCDVQFVKITRQQYQNALAASRMDSSPQTPDMEVFNDGDSTKAPTVRGTPQTPKDDPAILLNMRNSIVVSHSDGRLKSPTDAVFLHMEGIPHIQEELAGGTESNTRQKNEGCAVTLEHESSNREIETSTSPSGPEEPLGKKLLRTLSGRRRKTSAESEKSSDDNSTFTPLIT